gAGGTTTCTTGcagtgaccacacacacacacacacacacacacacacacacacacacacacacatcaaagaaCATGCAAAGAATGGGAGGTGcaacatattttcttctttctggggAGGTTTAACAGGGAACATTTGAGAAGCACTGCAGTAACATCATTACTTTCTTTGTAGTCTTTTttctaaagcacttttgtgtgcaCAACAAGCAACATTTGAGTGTCAGCCACAGGACAGTAGGGAGAATGATGAACAAAAAGCCGAGGACATCCAGGGAATGGTACTGAACCCAGTTTAACTCATGTGCAGCTACTCTTAAGTGTGTTGctcctttgtgtctcacgaCAAACTCAGTCCAGAAAACAGCCAGGTCCAAAGGCTCAACGAAAAGGCCCAGGTGTTTCTGAGACAGCTCCAACATCGTTTCTTTGTAACTGGGGAGCAGAAACATCGAGAAATTAATAGATGAAGAACTCAATGTATCCCCACAAATGgctccaccttctctttgtAACTCAGAGTACAAATATCAAGTAGTTGTAAAACTGTTTTCAAGGTAGTCTATTTGCTCAGAGAACAGCACATATAACATAGCCCCCCCTCCCGATTACATATTTACAATGACATTTGTCTGTGCACACATCAGGAGTCTCAGGTGCATCCACTGGCCAACAGATAGGCTGGATTAACACTGTGGCCCACTGGGACAGGTTGACTGATGACTGCTGCGTGCACACATCTGAAGATCATTTCAGCCATTAATAGCCTGTAACCTTTTGACATAGGGTATACTTTGGCAGATTTGTGTCCCTGGAGGGAAAGTCTTCTTTTCTCTGTAAACCATCATCTTGAAAATCAGGGGTTGGAGTGTTAGAATCCCACATAGAGCAATGTTACCTTAATCTTCCCCCAAAGTGACAGATAAAAGAAGTTGAGGAATAGTCAGGGGGAAAAGAATAATCACCCATTGAAGTTAAAACTGAACTTGTGTGCTGAAAACTGTATGTTGTAatgtacctggactgaaccttAGTTGTGCTTATACACCTTGTACTTGTACAATTATGATTTTTACAAATGACCTTATTCTTTTTTGCTTGTAATTCCTTTTCATAACAGCATGCACAGGTTGAGTTTACTTTGCATGATTTCAAtaactttaaataatatttttaaatgttatacaGAAGGAAACTTATGTTGTATGATTTCTGTGTTACCTTTGGTCACAGATGATTTTATTGAGTGACCCTAATGACAGTTGTTCATTAGGATAGCCATGCCACTGAAGTACATACAGTgagacattttatttcacataattTCACATATTTCACATAAATCTACAAGCAGCAGTATTTGCTGACATACTATATCAtcagatatttcttttttagCAAGACTAACTTGGAATTTATCTAAGGATTGCAAAATGACCATTCACAGTGATAAAAGGCCACAGGTTCCCTGGGACAGTTGGGATGGCTGTGATATTGACAAACTTCACTTTCCACTGCATTAATGATCTAAAGTGAGTTTGCTTGAGAGATGTGAAAAGCATGAGAAACAAGATATCTGAACAAAGATTTAGTCCTCCTGACTTAACTTCTGCTAAAGCTTAATTATGTTTTGCcccatgtactgtacataatggataaaatgcatttgaaacaaAGAATCTTCATATGAGCAAGACTAGCAAAGCATCTACTTTTTGAAATAATATCACAATAAGGAAGTATCTCAAGTCTATTTAagatttttatgatttatttattgttagtGAAATAttcacacaagcacgcacaatcagtgaaaagttaaaaaaaaagtttgctgtTCACACATTAAACAGTCAATAGTGCTGTAGGATCActactctctctttttctttgtaatATTCTCtctaaaacatttgtgtttacaGAACAAACAGCATTTGGTTGTCAGCCACAGGACAGTGAGGAGAATGATGAACAAAAAGCCGAGGACATCCAGGGAATGGTACTGAACCCAGTTTAACTCATGTGCAGCTGCTCTGAGGTGTGCTGCTCCTTTGTGTCTCATGACAAACTCAGTCCAGAAAACAGCCAGGTCCAAAGGCTCAACGGGACGGTCCAGGTGTTTCTGAGACAGCTCCACCATCTTCTCTTTGTAACTGGGGACCAGAAACATCTTGAGAAATTAGGAGATTAAGAACTCAATGTATTCCCACAAACAACATTGGTAAAACTGTGAAACAGACCATAGATTTCTAAGATATAATGTGAATTACTTAACTGAGTTTAACGCATAGGGTAAACTAGCAAATACATACAGTGACCTGGGGCCTATACTACCGAGTAAGCTCTAACAAACACATACTTAAAATAAAGCATAGCCTGATATATAGCTCAGATATGTAAAgtcattgaatttctttttcaatgTGCATGATGGAGATTTTACACCTAGAAACACACAGATGTGGCtccaaacatttatttgttgcaGGAATACAAGGAAAACAGGTTCGTCTTGACATCACAAATGAAGCAATGTGCCGGCAGAATCAGCATTTGACTATTCATATAAAAACCCATGAACCACCTTTACTTTAATATCAATGGAGTATTTCATAATTTCCCTGTTACCTTTGGTCATGGgtgattttatttaatgaagCCAGCAGTTTTTCAGTTGTCACGTCATAAATACTGAGTTTTTCGGCAACACCGCGGGACACCATTCGTTGTGCGTTATGCCTCTGATCCCCAAACAGTGGAAACATCAACATGGGAACAGCGTTACAGATACTTTCATAGATGCCATGGTTCCCTCCGTGAGTGATGAAGACTTTAGCTTTCGGGTGAGCTGAGAAACATAACAGCCACAATAAGAAGTTCAGTTGCTAGTGAATGGTATAATAAGTAGATAATACCAGCCAATCATTCATTTGTCTGGATAAACATACCTAGGAGGTCATTCTGAGGTAACCATTTCAtaagttttacatttttgggTGTATCTCCAGGTCTTACTTCGGTGTATCTCCACACCACCTGAAACACAAACCTctcaatttttatttgtaatgtatTCATCAATGAAATGAAGGTATGGCATGTTTACAACAAGGTAAGGTAGGGATCGAAGTCCACTTGGTTCAAGGTGATTATAGATTTTACAGATATGCAGAGGTAGAAAATCTTTGGAAAATATTGTTAATGATTGTCGTACTTGTATATGTAGCATAGAAATTAAAGAATTGTATGTTTCAcctgaagagaagaaaatataCTGAACAAGTAGTCCATAGAGTCCTTTGTAAAGTcttgatgtactgtatgttatagGATTGTGCCAGTGAATACATTTAGGACCATATGTCTTGCCCTGTGCCAAGCAATACGTATGGCGCTACTGCTATTTTCATGCAGAACCATTTCTGACCCCTGTCTGACCATGATCATGTTAATCTTAAAATGAGATGTGGTCATTGATTGACCAAAATCTGTCATAATGTAATGTCAtaatgtaatgcctgagcagtggatatgtagaatttcctccgggatttaTAACGTATTTATCtatcggtcggtcggtcggtcggtcggtcggtcggtgggtgggtgggtctgtctgtctgtctgtctgtctgtctgtctgtctgtctgtctgtctgtctgtctgtctgtctgtctgtctgtctgtctgtccgtctgtctatcTATAACATGGCATTTTCCCCAATATCTTAGATAAAGATTACTCTGAGGATGCACCTACAAACTGTATGTCCACAAACGTATGTACAGTTCATGGGGGCTTGTTAGCATGATGTCGTTTATGTCACTACAGCAAATATTGCTCAACATTTAAACAGCAAAACTAAAGCTGTAATAAATGTGACAGGACAGAGAAAGGTCTCTGATATATGTCCAGAGGGAGTTGGACGcaacatttaaaatatggaCTGCATATCATTCCGACTAAGCCCTCAAACTGATAATATATTGTTACCCTTTGAGGTATTTGGTGAAAGGCATCAAAGAACTGCTTGGTCATCTTCTCAGGCATGTTGGGCACCATTGACCCCAGGGTAAAGACAATGAAGCCATCATCCCCTGAGCCATCTACAAACTCCTGCAAGTCCTGCAGGCAGGTTAGAAAAGATATGAAACATTACTCAACAATTACCGGTATGTGATGAAGATCTTCTTGCAGATTCTTTGTATTTTAGGATACTAATCATCATATCACTTTCATCTGGAGATAGTTGTTGTGGTCAAATTATTTCCAAGGATAATGAAGGGAATTCTTTTGATCAAAATTGTTTTCAGTCCAACTTTTGTTTACTAGTATGTTTGTCTAAATGatcttttagaaaaaaaaatgctagcTGTTTTTCTGGTTTCTGGTTTTCAGTGCTGGGTTTTTATCAAATCAGTTTAAGGGGCGCCAAAACAAAGCAAGTGTGTATGATTGGGCTGAAGTATATTATGAAGTATATATggagtatactgtatatttttatggTGAGTCTGCATACTTTCTCACTCACTGTTGGCAGAGGAGATTTCTTTGCACAGTTGATTCCTCCAATAAAGGCAGTGTTTGGCATGACTGGTCTGGGCCACTCAAAAGCAAAGTCAAATTTGATCATCCAGAAAGCACCATGACTGAGAAGCTCCTTATATGTTAAAATGTCCCCTAAATACCTACTGACTAAATCATCAAAATGGAAATATGTTAACCTGCACATGTAAGATTCCACCATAAACATGACCGTGTTTCTGACTCTCTGGAAGAAATTCATGACATTTGGATAGTCAGAGTAGAACACAGGAACATAGGAAGGAGGAGATGGACACTGGTTAGCTTTTGAATCAAAGTCACATGGAAGTCCATGTGAGAAATAGATAGCTGGGATAGAAAACATGTGAGCCACAATTGAACCACAAGGAAGGAAGGGGTCTGTAAGCACAACATCAAAGCCCACCCCCCTCAGTCGACTCATTACAGGCTGGTTGTTCAGCAAACTCTCACAACCTTTCACCTGCAGAGAAGTATAGTTTACCAAACGCTCTGCTTCGATAAATATATCCCTGATTACTCGTGGCTTGACAAACAGTCCAACCTTCATCGTATTGAAAACCTTATCCAGTTCAGCTTTAGTGAACGGCACTTGGTAGATCTCCGTCTTGTAGTTTTGGGAGCCTTTCATCAACAGGCTGTTTTCAGGCACCAGAACCAACACCTCATGGCCCCTGTGGCTGAGCTCTTCGACCAGTATCTTCATGCTGAGCCAGTGGCTCCCGTCCACAGGCAGAACCAGTACCTTTCCACCCTGAACGGACACCAGGCTACAGCATAGCAGCCACATTACCCCCCCCAGAATAGGAAAACACAACCTCCTCTTCATGCTTCCTGTCTTTGCTGCAAGCTGGGTTGTTGTAAGAGCGGGTGGTGAATGAGTAAGTACTTTAATTCTCCCAGGGGTTAATGTTGGGATATTCGATAACCACAGTAAGAGTGTGTAACAAGTCCCAGTTGTCAGACTTTGTTCCCAGTTTGTCATGTGACTTAACtgagtttgtcttttctttgttaatttatttatgttccTATTATTTCTTTCATCATGCAGTGGaagtataaatactgtatgttcatcCAGTGAACATACAgcagttaaatattttcttgtgtcATTTATCTATTATGTTAgtggaaatattttgtttgatcTGAAAATTATTTCCTCCAGCAACACATGATGAGTAAAtcaattttctttgtttaattttacttttgaaaatgAGACACATGGTTAATGATTTAATGGATTCAACCTCTCTTTGGCTCATGGACTGTAAAGGGTTACCTCCTTCTCCAATCAGTTTGATTGATCAATACCAGAGAAGTAGGGGGCTCgatagagatttaaaaaaaaacggcCCAGGAAAGACTGTGAAGTAATGTGTAGGAAAAGAGGGATGATGTCAGTTTAGTGACATAGAAAAACAAGCTTTAGGACAGGACAGTCATGTGAGAAAGGACACAAACTAAAGGAATCCTCACATTGGGAACACTGtcaatttattttctatatatCTTTTTCCATTCAACTCTCATTGGACTTCGGAACAccacttcatttttattatttgatgtgTAATGTATTCATATAATTAACTGAGGATTTGGCATGTTTACTATAAGATAAGGTAGGTAATAAAGTCCCATAGTTCAAACTGATTATTTCTTTATGCACTGCATGTGGAGAGTTTGGAAAGCTGTGGCTAATGTAACACATAGGTGTCATGTTTATAAGTAAACAGTAGAGATTTTATATGATTAATGTAGGTCGCATACTCAATCCTGGACAGGTTGGTTTGAAAATGAGAAGTGATTATGCATCAACGTCAGATAGCATTGGACAATTAAACAGCTGTTAAccgaaaacagacagaaagcaaCAAAATATTGCAATCTAAGAGTAAATCTGTTGTGTGAACAGCCCCTCTGACTGTtcacctgtttttattttgacaattgAATAATAATGCAACTGTCTGTAGT
This window of the Antennarius striatus isolate MH-2024 chromosome 12, ASM4005453v1, whole genome shotgun sequence genome carries:
- the LOC137605382 gene encoding UDP-glucuronosyltransferase-like isoform X2, with translation MKRRLCFPILGGVMWLLCCSLVSVQGGKVLVLPVDGSHWLSMKILVEELSHRGHEVLVLVPENSLLMKGSQNYKTEIYQDLQEFVDGSGDDGFIVFTLGSMVPNMPEKMTKQFFDAFHQIPQRVVWRYTEVRPGDTPKNVKLMKWLPQNDLLAHPKAKVFITHGGNHGIYESICNAVPMLMFPLFGDQRHNAQRMVSRGVAEKLSIYDVTTEKLLASLNKITHDQSYKEKMVELSQKHLDRPVEPLDLAVFWTEFVMRHKGAAHLRAAAHELNWVQYHSLDVLGFLFIILLTVLWLTTKCCLFCKHKCFRENITKKKRE
- the LOC137605382 gene encoding UDP-glucuronosyltransferase-like isoform X1 yields the protein MKRRLCFPILGGVMWLLCCSLVSVQGGKVLVLPVDGSHWLSMKILVEELSHRGHEVLVLVPENSLLMKGSQNYKTEIYQVPFTKAELDKVFNTMKVGLFVKPRVIRDIFIEAERLVNYTSLQVKGCESLLNNQPVMSRLRGVGFDVVLTDPFLPCGSIVAHMFSIPAIYFSHGLPCDFDSKANQCPSPPSYVPVFYSDYPNVMNFFQRVRNTVMFMVESYMCRLTYFHFDDLVSRYLGDILTYKELLSHGAFWMIKFDFAFEWPRPVMPNTAFIGGINCAKKSPLPTDLQEFVDGSGDDGFIVFTLGSMVPNMPEKMTKQFFDAFHQIPQRVVWRYTEVRPGDTPKNVKLMKWLPQNDLLAHPKAKVFITHGGNHGIYESICNAVPMLMFPLFGDQRHNAQRMVSRGVAEKLSIYDVTTEKLLASLNKITHDQSYKEKMVELSQKHLDRPVEPLDLAVFWTEFVMRHKGAAHLRAAAHELNWVQYHSLDVLGFLFIILLTVLWLTTKCCLFCKHKCFRENITKKKRE